The Rhodoflexus caldus genome has a window encoding:
- the rplP gene encoding 50S ribosomal protein L16, translating into MLQPKRTRFRKQQKGRVKGIAQRGHTLAFGEFGIKALEPGWITARQIEAARIAMTRAMKREGQVWIRIFPDKPVTKKPAEVRMGKGKGAPEYWVAPVKPGTILFEAGGIDIALAQEALRLAAQKLPITTKFVVANELKGNL; encoded by the coding sequence ATGTTACAACCGAAAAGGACAAGATTCAGAAAGCAGCAAAAAGGGCGCGTGAAAGGCATCGCACAACGCGGGCACACCTTAGCTTTTGGCGAATTTGGCATTAAAGCCTTAGAGCCGGGATGGATTACAGCGCGCCAAATCGAGGCAGCCCGTATTGCCATGACCAGAGCCATGAAACGCGAAGGCCAAGTATGGATTCGCATTTTCCCTGACAAGCCCGTTACGAAGAAGCCTGCCGAGGTGCGTATGGGTAAAGGTAAAGGTGCGCCTGAGTACTGGGTAGCTCCGGTAAAACCCGGAACAATTCTGTTTGAAGCAGGTGGTATCGACATTGCGCTTGCTCAGGAAGCACTGCGTTTGGCGGCACAAAAACTGCCCATTACCACCAAGTTTGTGGTTGCAAACGAATTGAAAGGTAACTTATAA